In Vigna radiata var. radiata cultivar VC1973A chromosome 3, Vradiata_ver6, whole genome shotgun sequence, the following proteins share a genomic window:
- the LOC106756805 gene encoding autophagy-related protein 18a, whose translation MATLSASASPPWPNPDQTTSPSSNPNPNFLPDQSQTLDFESLMPQQPKSPERYRSPAASPPGFSSAEPPTVLHVAFNQDHACFSAATDNGFRIYNCNPFSEQFRREFDGGGIGHVAMLFRCNIIALVGGGPNPHYPPNKVMIWDDHQGCCIGDLSPRAGVRSVLLRRDRIIVAAEQRILVYNFLDLNLLHQIETYPNPKGLCAVSQLSDSFVLACPGLQKGQIRVEHYSQKKTKFISAHDSRITCFALTLDGQLIATASSKGTLIRIFDTVQGTLLQEVRRGANVAEIYSLAFSSTARWLAVSSDKGTVHVFSLKVNSSISEEEKPQNPSNSDTAITPSNSSRSFIKFKGVLPKYFNSEWSVAQFRLQEGSHYIVAFGHEKNTIIILGLDGSFYKCQFDPVHGGEMAQLEYHNFLKPATETTM comes from the exons atGGCTACGCTTTCTGCAAGCGCTTCTCCTCCATGGCCAAATCCTGATCAAACCACCTCTCCCAGTTCAAATCCAAACCCTAATTTCCTTCCCGACCAGTCCCAAACACTCGACTTCGAATCCCTCATGCCTCAGCAACCGAAATCGCCAGAGCGCTACCGCTCCCCCGCCGCATCGCCGCCGGGATTCTCCTCGGCGGAGCCCCCGACGGTGCTCCACGTCGCCTTCAACCAGGACCATGCTTGCTTCTCCGCCGCCACTGACAACGGTTTCCGCATCTATAATTGCAACCCCTTCAGCGAGCAATTCCGCCGCGAGTTTGACGGCGGAGGGATCGGTCACGTCGCGATGCTCTTCCGCTGCAACATCATCGCCCTTGTCGGCGGCGGACCCAATCCCCATTACCCGCCCAACAAGGTCATGATCTGGGACGACCATCAGGGCTGCTGCATCGGTGATTTATCCCCCCGTGCCGGGGTTCGCAGCGTCCTGCTCCGCCGCGACCGGATTATCGTCGCTGCCGAGCAGAGGATTTTGGTCTACAACTTCCTGGACCTCAATCTCTTGCACCAGATTGAGACCTATCCCAACCCTAAGGGTCTCTGCGCGGTTTCGCAACTGTCTGATTCGTTCGTTCTCGCATGCCCTGGGTTGCAGAAGGGTCAGATTCGCGTGGAGCACTATTCGCAAAAGAAGACAAAGTTCATATCAGCGCATGACTCCAGAATTACTTGTTTCGCTCTCACTCTTGATGGGCAGTTAATTGCCACCGCCAGCTCCAAGGGCACGCTGATTCGAATTTTCGACACGGTTCAGGGCACACTTCTTCAGGAA GTGAGAAGGGGTGCAAATGTTGCTGAGATCTATAGTTTGGCATTCTCTTCTACTGCACGGTGGCTAGCAGTCTCAAGTGACAAGGGTACTGTCCATGTATTCAGCCTTAAGGTTAATTCTAGCATCTCCGAGGAAGAAAAGCCTCAAAATCCATCCAATTCAGATACTGCCATTACCCCTTCTAACTCATCTCGCTCCTTCATCAAATTTAAAG GAGTGTTACCCAAGTATTTCAATTCTGAGTGGTCGGTTGCTCAGTTTCGCTTACAAGAGGGCTCTCACTACATAGTTGCATTTGGTCACGAAAAGAATACAATCATAATTCTTGGCTTGGATGGAAG CTTCTATAAATGTCAATTTGATCCAGTACATGGAGGGGAGATGGCTCAGCTGGAATATCATAACTTTTTAAAGCCAGCAACAGAAACAACCATGTGA
- the LOC106757444 gene encoding uncharacterized protein LOC106757444 isoform X2, which translates to MMDIKTIDMSCSDKTMKGRKAPPSHYTFKINSFSWLPKASVKKCTSEEFEAGGYKWSLSIYPDGNEKEGGKDHVSIDLVLVDTSSLPLDWEINAVVNFSAYNFIHDEYYVTQDVRRFHVLKTEWGVAKFIDRSTFYDSSNGYLMDDTCVFGVEVFIVKSTNRGDCLSMFQGPVRCSYTWKFSNFSKSTLDKYESATFVGGNYKWKLRLYPNGMGEGKGNSVSLFLVLDVSTLPANTKLVVEYILRAKNQNSDDSHHLQSKGCRKFSDSGWGSRQLVALAKLQDPNSGFLVDDTCVFETEFTILGEIKARTD; encoded by the exons ATGATGGATATCAAAACCATTGACATGTCATGTTCTGACAAAACCATGAAAG GAAGAAAAGCCCCACCAAGTCATTACACGTTTAAAATCAACTCCTTCTCATGGTTGCCCAAGGCCTCGGTTAAAAAGTGCACCTCGGAAGAATTTGAAGCAGGAGGTTATAAATG GAGCCTGTCAATTTACCCAGATGGGAACGAAAAAGAGGGTGGTAAAGATCATGTTTCTATTGATCTGGTGCTCGTGGACACAAGCTCGTTGCCTCTTGATTGGGAGATCAATGCCGTTGTAAACTTTTctgcatataattttattcacgATGAATACTATGTAACTCAAG ATGTAAGGCGTTTCCATGTGCTGAAAACTGAGTGGGGTGTCGCAAAATTCATTGACAGAAGCACATTTTATGACTCTTCAAACGGATATCTGATGGACGATACATGCGTGTTTGGAGTCGAGGTTTTCATTGTGAAGAGCACCAACAGAGGCGATTGTTTATCAATGTTTCAAGGACCTGTCCGCTGTTCTTATACTTGGAAATTTAGTAACTTTTCCAAATCAACATTAGACAAGTACGAGTCTGCAACATTTGTCGGGGGAAACTACAAATG GAAGCTGCGTTTATACCCGAATGGAATGGGGGAGGGAAAGGGCAACAgtgtatcattatttttagtGTTGGATGTCTCAACTCTACCGGCCAACACTAAACTCGTTGTGGAGTACATCCTCCGTGCTAAGAACCAGAATAGTGATGATAGTCATCATCTTCAATCCAAAG GTTGTCGTAAGTTCTCCGATTCAGGGTGGGGTTCCAGACAACTCGTGGCCTTAGCTAAACTTCAAGATCCAAATTCTGGGTTTTTGGTGGACGATACTTGCGTCTTTGAAACTGAATTTACGATTCTTGGAGAAATAAAGGCCCGAACTGATTGA
- the LOC106757444 gene encoding BTB/POZ and MATH domain-containing protein 3 isoform X1 has translation MMDIKTIDMSCSDKTMKGRKAPPSHYTFKINSFSWLPKASVKKCTSEEFEAGGYKWSLSIYPDGNEKEGGKDHVSIDLVLVDTSSLPLDWEINAVVNFSAYNFIHDEYYVTQETDVRRFHVLKTEWGVAKFIDRSTFYDSSNGYLMDDTCVFGVEVFIVKSTNRGDCLSMFQGPVRCSYTWKFSNFSKSTLDKYESATFVGGNYKWKLRLYPNGMGEGKGNSVSLFLVLDVSTLPANTKLVVEYILRAKNQNSDDSHHLQSKGCRKFSDSGWGSRQLVALAKLQDPNSGFLVDDTCVFETEFTILGEIKARTD, from the exons ATGATGGATATCAAAACCATTGACATGTCATGTTCTGACAAAACCATGAAAG GAAGAAAAGCCCCACCAAGTCATTACACGTTTAAAATCAACTCCTTCTCATGGTTGCCCAAGGCCTCGGTTAAAAAGTGCACCTCGGAAGAATTTGAAGCAGGAGGTTATAAATG GAGCCTGTCAATTTACCCAGATGGGAACGAAAAAGAGGGTGGTAAAGATCATGTTTCTATTGATCTGGTGCTCGTGGACACAAGCTCGTTGCCTCTTGATTGGGAGATCAATGCCGTTGTAAACTTTTctgcatataattttattcacgATGAATACTATGTAACTCAAG AAACAGATGTAAGGCGTTTCCATGTGCTGAAAACTGAGTGGGGTGTCGCAAAATTCATTGACAGAAGCACATTTTATGACTCTTCAAACGGATATCTGATGGACGATACATGCGTGTTTGGAGTCGAGGTTTTCATTGTGAAGAGCACCAACAGAGGCGATTGTTTATCAATGTTTCAAGGACCTGTCCGCTGTTCTTATACTTGGAAATTTAGTAACTTTTCCAAATCAACATTAGACAAGTACGAGTCTGCAACATTTGTCGGGGGAAACTACAAATG GAAGCTGCGTTTATACCCGAATGGAATGGGGGAGGGAAAGGGCAACAgtgtatcattatttttagtGTTGGATGTCTCAACTCTACCGGCCAACACTAAACTCGTTGTGGAGTACATCCTCCGTGCTAAGAACCAGAATAGTGATGATAGTCATCATCTTCAATCCAAAG GTTGTCGTAAGTTCTCCGATTCAGGGTGGGGTTCCAGACAACTCGTGGCCTTAGCTAAACTTCAAGATCCAAATTCTGGGTTTTTGGTGGACGATACTTGCGTCTTTGAAACTGAATTTACGATTCTTGGAGAAATAAAGGCCCGAACTGATTGA